Proteins encoded together in one Diabrotica undecimpunctata isolate CICGRU chromosome 3, icDiaUnde3, whole genome shotgun sequence window:
- the LOC140435847 gene encoding uncharacterized protein yields the protein MVLMENGSDNSSATNLSQKNLRILTEPCTNNQLTHEVKDISALDATLTEVQEDLHFSNKQKCRNTGNLKPPYKRKPDYCYYCETEVLNFGRHIIRNHSMELDVAEIISKPIRSRERRSLFDKLRRKGNFLADGGNCFKAVRQTYVPDRVLIPCDNCLGFFSSKLLYRHRKNCGNRSNQERAQFAGQSKMFPNIKIDHRLKEEVFPRMRADKISMEAKNDFLICAFGTRYLKTHREKHFIAVTSRKMRELSKILIEMRKIDPSISTMFSALRPKYFDAFVEATKRIACYDPEKDIYLSPTFAMNIVRSLKQCCDIAITFAYKKQTAYLSVSTATIEAELKTLIHLFETNWSFEVSSQAANNLNLNKWNKVTIVPLANDLKLPRSHLVKLADDATKILQNYLNDATVENAPQKTDSENILKLEDIKAFNNLIESVYCRVILLNRKRSGELQRMYFHTYVNSIGNEKYEEFQKAVSPSEKILLSSMKRVVIRGKRGRGVPVLFNPEVQNHIDILLAVRNAFVPRDNPYLFAPAKSSSHLIGYKILGKHAKLSGAKNATSITSTRLRKHLATLSQLLNLSDGEIEQLATFMGHTPGVHRNSYRLPDDIYQTTKIAKLLMVMENGTANNYKGKSLDEVEIDMDKNLFEDNFSESDDDDDDELKCLLQDDNEPSTSQIENTVSPTKENETFKNKTARKLVPWTDRQKSVTVNFFKNHIKSRRPPKKRECEELKNQFPELLNNKNWLKIKVFIQNRYCKHTN from the exons atGGTACTGATG gaGAATGGTTCAGATAACAGCAGTGCTACAAATTTAAGTCAAAAAAATCTCAGGATTCTCACAGAACCTTGTACGAACAACCAGTTAACCCATGAAGTGAAAGATATTTCAGCACTCGATGCAACGTTAACTGAGGTACAAGAAGATCTACACTTTTCCAATAAACAAAAGTGTAGAAACACTGGTAATCTCAAACCTCCTTATAAAAGAAAACCAGATTATTGTTACTACTGTGAAACGGAAGTTCTTAATTTTGGTCGCCATATTATAAGGAACCATTCTATGGAACTCGATGTGGCTGAAATTATCTCCAAACCAATCAGATCACGAGAAAGAAGAAGTCTGTTTGATAAACTCAGAAGAAAAGGAAATTTTTTAGCGGATGGGGGAAACTGTTTCAAGGCTGTTAGACAGACTTATGTACCAGATCGGGTTCTCATTCCTTGTGACAATTGTTTAGGATTTTTCTCTTCCAAACTATTATACCGACATAGAAAAAATTGTGGAAATAGAAGCAATCAAGAGAGGGCACAATTTGCTGGCCAATCAAAAATGTTTCCCAATATTAAAATTGATCATCGACTAAAAGAAGAAGTGTTTCCTAGGATGAGAGCGGACAAGATTTCAATGGAAGCTAAGAACGACTTTCTAATTTGTGCATTTGGAACCCGCTATTTGAAGACGCACAGAGAAAAGCATTTTATAGCAGTTACATCACGCAAAATGAGGGAACTGTCAAAAATACTTATAGAAATGAGAAAAATAGACCCATCTATATCCACTATGTTTTCAGCACTGCGACCAAAGTATTTTGATGCCTTTGTTGAAGCCACAAAACGAATAGCCTGTTATGATCCTGAAAAAGACATTTACTTGTCTCCAACTTTTGCCATGAATATAGTGAGATCACTCAAACAATGTTGCGATATTGCAATCACTTTTGCCTATAAGAAACAAACTGCATACTTATCTGTTTCAACTGCAACAATTGAGGCAGAACTTAAAACCTTAATTCATCTATTTGAAACAAACTGGAGTTTTGAGGTCTCATCCCAAGCAGCTAATAATTTAAATCTTAACAAATGGAATAAGGTCACAATAGTTCCACTAGCAAATGATCTAAAATTGCCAAGATCCCATTTAGTTAAACTTGCTGACGATGCAACGAAAATTCTGCAGAATTATTTAAATGACGCTACAGTTGAAAATGCACCTCAAAAGACTGACTCcgaaaatatactaaaattagaAGATATTAAAGCTTTTAACAATCTCATTGAATCCGTATACTGCAGAGTAATTTTGCTAAACAGAAAACGTTCTGGAGAATTACAGAGAATGTACTTTCACACTTATGTTAACTCTATcggaaatgaaaaatatgaagagTTTCAAAAAGCAGTTTCACCTtctgaaaaaatattattaagttCAATGAAGAGAGTAGTCATTAGAGGTAAAAGGGGCAGGGGTGTTCCAGTTTTATTCAACCCCGAGGTACAAAATCATATCGATATTTTGCTTGCGGTTAGAAATGCATTTGTACCAAGGGATAATCCTTACCTATTTGCTCCTGCTAAATCTTCTTCACATTTAATCGGTTACAAAATATTAGGAAAGCACGCAAAATTATCCGGTGCGAAAAATGCTACTTCTATAACATCCACTCGTTTGCGTAAGCATCTGGCAACTTTGTcacaattattaaatttatctgatgGAGAGATTGAGCAATTAGCTACTTTCATGGGACATACGCCCGGTGTGCATAGAAATTCCTACAGACTGCCAGATGATATTTACCAAACTACTAAAATAGCGAAACTGTTGATGGTAATGGAAAATGGAACAGCCAACAATTATAAAGGGAAATCTTTAGACGAAGTGGAAATTGATATGGACAAAAATCTGTTCGAAGATAACTTTTCTGAAagcgatgatgatgatgacgatgagtTAAAGTGTTTGCTGCAAGATGATAATGAACCATCAACTAGTCAAATAGAGAATACCGTTTCTCCAACGAAAGAAaatgaaacatttaaaaataagacTGCGCGGAAACTAGTGCCATGGACTGACAGACAAAAGTCTGTCACTGTAAACTTTTTCAAGAATCATATCAAATCTAGACGGCCTCCAAAAAAAAGGGAGTGTGAAGAACTAAAGAATCAATTTCCTGAGctattaaacaataaaaactgGTTAAAGATTAAAGTGTTTATACAAAATAGATATTGCAAACATACAAATTAA